A genomic stretch from Desulfotignum balticum DSM 7044 includes:
- a CDS encoding mechanosensitive ion channel family protein, whose product MENYMEQMVLFLTKYGLNIIGAIIILILGRIAAGIGRRLIEKLMGRSKVDPSVTSFCGSLVYFGILAFTVLAALAKFGIQTASFIAVIGAAGLAVGLALQGSLANFAAGVLILILHPFKTGHYIEAGGVAGTVKDIQMFTTTLATPDNIKILVPNGKILNDVIKNISGYDTRRIDLVIGIGYGSDIEKAWQILEKIIQSDDRILKEPAYTIAVSELADSSVNFVVRPWVNSADYWATRFDLIKTIKQSFDENDIEIPFPQVTVHKG is encoded by the coding sequence GTGGAAAATTACATGGAGCAGATGGTGTTGTTTTTAACCAAATATGGGCTGAATATTATCGGTGCCATAATTATTCTGATTCTGGGCCGGATTGCCGCAGGTATCGGCAGAAGGCTCATTGAGAAGCTCATGGGCCGGTCCAAAGTGGATCCATCCGTGACCTCTTTTTGCGGCAGCCTGGTTTATTTCGGCATTCTGGCATTTACTGTCCTGGCGGCGTTGGCAAAATTCGGCATACAGACGGCCTCGTTCATTGCCGTGATCGGTGCCGCCGGTCTGGCCGTGGGTCTGGCGCTCCAGGGATCTTTGGCCAATTTTGCCGCAGGGGTTCTCATCCTGATCCTGCATCCGTTCAAGACCGGGCATTATATTGAAGCCGGCGGGGTCGCCGGCACGGTCAAGGACATTCAGATGTTTACCACTACGCTGGCCACACCGGACAATATCAAGATTCTGGTGCCCAATGGTAAAATATTAAATGATGTCATTAAAAACATTTCCGGGTATGATACCCGCCGGATCGATCTGGTGATCGGCATCGGGTACGGGTCGGATATTGAAAAAGCCTGGCAGATTCTGGAAAAGATTATTCAATCCGATGATCGTATTTTAAAAGAGCCCGCCTACACCATTGCTGTGTCCGAACTGGCGGATTCCAGCGTGAATTTTGTGGTACGTCCATGGGTGAACAGCGCTGATTACTGGGCCACCCGGTTTGATCTGATCAAAACCATCAAACAGTCGTTTGACGAAAACGACATTGAAATTCCGTTTCCCCAGGTCACCGTGCACAAAGGGTAG
- a CDS encoding GNAT family N-acetyltransferase codes for MTDDICIEWQVCGFEELTPGLLYELLKLRVDVFVVEQACAYPELDGKDQLADTRHLIGRVQDGSLAAYARILAPGVRFSDISFGRVVVAPLYRKKGLGHLLMKQILAAAGRLWPGCHITISAQTYLTAFYRSHGFVPVSDSYPEDGIDHIDMTHNPV; via the coding sequence ATGACAGATGACATCTGCATTGAATGGCAGGTCTGCGGTTTTGAGGAATTGACACCCGGGTTGCTTTATGAACTGCTCAAACTTCGGGTGGATGTGTTTGTGGTGGAGCAGGCCTGTGCTTATCCGGAACTGGACGGCAAAGATCAGCTGGCAGACACCCGGCATCTCATCGGCCGGGTACAGGACGGCAGCCTGGCAGCGTATGCCCGGATACTGGCACCGGGTGTCCGGTTTTCAGACATCAGTTTCGGCCGGGTGGTGGTGGCCCCTTTGTACCGGAAAAAAGGGCTGGGACACTTGTTGATGAAACAGATTCTGGCAGCGGCCGGCCGGCTCTGGCCGGGGTGTCACATCACCATTTCCGCCCAGACATATCTGACGGCATTTTACCGGTCCCACGGATTTGTTCCCGTGTCGGATTCCTATCCGGAAGATGGTATCGATCACATTGACATGACACACAATCCGGTTTAG
- a CDS encoding NADH-dependent flavin oxidoreductase, whose protein sequence is MTSQLFSPFTIKNKTFKNRIGVAPMTRMSAAGDSIPREDVLTFLKTRAENGAGMVYTEAIVTDYESAQGYPGQARILNQVQVDAWKNVTDAIRSHGAMSICQVFHCGRMAYEGINPANRVIAPSPVAPMQENPMTGTAYPVPEPMSRFDMDHVLNGFVETAKGVVAAGFDGLELHCAHGYLLSQFLSSYSNRRTDTYGGSMENRYRFIHEVIQAVKPVIPEDCLLLVRISNWGIADMDVSLFSDASEWQTMVQLFSREPIDAISVSTYDFSAPAFDTGRNMAQITRDVTDLPLLICGKIHDRKTAEDALKDADFVLSGKSMLLNPDWVADIEADRELPLYKSDEAGVAYTTTPLP, encoded by the coding sequence ATGACATCTCAGTTATTTTCACCGTTCACGATCAAAAATAAAACATTTAAAAACCGCATCGGCGTGGCACCCATGACAAGGATGTCTGCGGCCGGGGACAGCATTCCCAGGGAAGATGTGCTGACATTTTTAAAAACCCGGGCCGAAAACGGGGCCGGTATGGTGTATACCGAAGCCATTGTCACCGATTATGAAAGCGCCCAGGGATATCCCGGCCAGGCCCGGATTTTAAATCAGGTCCAGGTGGATGCCTGGAAAAATGTAACGGATGCGATCCGGAGCCACGGGGCCATGTCCATCTGTCAGGTGTTTCACTGCGGGCGGATGGCCTATGAAGGAATCAATCCGGCCAACCGGGTGATTGCCCCGAGTCCTGTGGCGCCGATGCAGGAAAATCCCATGACGGGCACGGCTTATCCCGTGCCTGAACCCATGTCCCGGTTTGACATGGATCATGTGCTCAACGGGTTTGTGGAAACGGCCAAAGGGGTGGTGGCCGCCGGATTTGACGGCCTGGAACTGCATTGTGCCCATGGCTATCTGCTCAGTCAGTTTCTGTCTTCTTATTCCAACCGGCGAACGGATACTTACGGCGGATCCATGGAAAACCGGTATCGGTTCATCCATGAGGTGATTCAGGCGGTCAAACCGGTCATCCCCGAAGATTGTCTTCTGCTGGTGCGTATTTCCAACTGGGGCATTGCAGATATGGATGTGTCCCTGTTTTCAGACGCATCCGAGTGGCAGACCATGGTCCAATTATTTTCCCGGGAACCCATTGATGCCATTTCCGTTTCAACCTATGATTTTTCTGCGCCCGCCTTTGATACGGGCCGGAATATGGCTCAGATCACCCGGGATGTCACGGATCTGCCGTTGTTGATCTGCGGAAAGATTCATGATCGTAAAACTGCGGAAGATGCGCTGAAAGATGCGGATTTTGTCCTGTCCGGCAAATCCATGCTGCTGAATCCCGACTGGGTGGCGGATATTGAAGCAGATCGAGAACTGCCTTTGTATAAATCTGACGAAGCCGGCGTGGCATACACGACCACCCCGCTTCCCTGA
- a CDS encoding ABC transporter permease — MVSRVLIRISLRHSRRHLLRTLLLIFGIAMGVAGVVAIDIAKTSVEKSFDLSTTALVSRSTHQILGADLDIPQTTFTMIRTRLGIHASAPVISRHVTIPELEDRVLTLMGVDPFSETHFRTLPLASENRDLSNVMTGSSGVFLAQTLGDTFGLKIGSPLTISMGDRQITVTLAGFLEGRDKRSNLILEGLMVTDISVAQEILDMKENITRIDLILPSRDTAAEIQNHLEKGLFLVETDQQNQAVRSLSRSFENSLTAFSMLALFMGIFLIYNTVSFSVSRRHRLHAILRALGTTRNEVFFTVMAEVMLYAVIGAVSGAVLGILMGTAAVQAVTATVSEMYFTLTVGQTQISGATLAKGLVAGVLTSLIAGLFPALAAAGTRPVSLMHKSVSEYRFQRMIPGLFILGLIILTAAGLLMKAGHDHAGYDFSGLFMIFFGAALLTPLIIRLLVRALLAAGSRVLGIMIKMALRNITRSLRQTSVLMASLMVVTSVYIGIGVMTGSFRQSIVQWVDDHIGGHVHVSSADERNPSLDPALVEKIKSLPEVAAVSAYNIHPVFSRAAGKVHLFSYESNQSKNRWSWTAAPEPELDALLEKGWIFVSEIFARQHQVEPEQGAAVVLETRQGPVSFQIAGIFRDFFMGGGRVVMSRETMARFWGHDDITAMQLFLENEISVNPVINTIKQMIPPGSLIRLRSGTDIKQSILAVFDNTFVITSALQVLTAIVALTGILNAVMALLLERTREIGILRACGTLPGQVRGLLIHECFFYGLLSGIMAIPLGIALSWILIHVINQRTFGWTYDMILSPGILVQALVLSSAAALAAGIFPALAAGRIRISEALHME; from the coding sequence ATGGTTAGCCGGGTACTGATCCGCATCAGCCTGCGCCACAGCCGGCGCCATCTGCTGCGGACCCTGCTGCTGATTTTCGGCATTGCCATGGGCGTGGCCGGGGTCGTGGCCATTGACATTGCAAAAACATCCGTGGAAAAATCCTTTGACCTGTCCACCACGGCCCTGGTGTCCCGGTCCACCCACCAGATTTTAGGCGCGGATCTGGACATCCCCCAGACCACCTTTACCATGATCCGGACCCGGCTGGGCATCCACGCATCCGCCCCCGTGATTTCCCGGCATGTGACGATCCCGGAACTGGAAGACCGGGTCCTCACGCTCATGGGGGTGGACCCGTTTTCAGAAACCCATTTCAGGACCCTGCCCCTGGCGTCGGAAAACCGGGACCTGTCCAATGTCATGACCGGATCATCCGGGGTGTTTCTCGCCCAAACCCTTGGCGACACATTCGGTCTGAAGATCGGCAGTCCTTTGACCATCTCCATGGGGGACCGGCAGATCACGGTCACCCTTGCCGGGTTTCTGGAAGGCCGGGACAAACGATCCAATTTAATTCTGGAAGGCCTGATGGTCACGGACATTTCCGTGGCCCAGGAAATTCTGGACATGAAAGAGAACATCACCCGCATCGATCTGATCCTGCCTTCCCGGGACACAGCCGCTGAGATTCAGAACCACCTGGAAAAAGGATTGTTTCTGGTTGAAACCGACCAGCAGAACCAGGCGGTGCGGAGTCTGTCCCGATCCTTTGAAAACAGTTTGACCGCATTTTCCATGCTGGCCCTGTTCATGGGCATTTTTCTGATTTACAACACCGTGTCTTTTTCCGTTTCCCGCCGCCACCGGCTCCATGCCATCCTCCGGGCTTTGGGCACCACCCGGAACGAGGTTTTTTTCACGGTCATGGCGGAAGTGATGCTGTATGCCGTGATCGGTGCCGTGTCCGGGGCGGTGCTGGGCATTCTGATGGGCACAGCCGCCGTACAGGCCGTCACGGCCACGGTGTCGGAGATGTATTTCACCCTGACCGTGGGTCAGACCCAGATATCCGGTGCCACCCTTGCCAAGGGACTGGTGGCCGGTGTGCTGACCTCCCTGATTGCCGGTCTTTTCCCGGCCCTGGCCGCGGCCGGCACAAGGCCGGTGAGCCTGATGCACAAATCCGTGTCTGAATACCGGTTCCAGCGGATGATTCCCGGCCTGTTCATCCTGGGCCTGATCATTCTCACCGCCGCCGGATTATTGATGAAAGCGGGTCATGACCATGCCGGGTATGATTTTTCCGGCCTGTTCATGATTTTTTTCGGGGCCGCCCTTTTGACACCGCTGATCATCCGCTTGCTGGTCCGGGCATTGCTGGCAGCCGGGTCCCGTGTGTTGGGGATCATGATAAAAATGGCGTTGAGAAACATCACCCGGTCTTTGCGCCAGACCAGCGTGCTCATGGCCTCACTCATGGTGGTCACTTCCGTCTATATCGGCATCGGGGTGATGACCGGCAGTTTCAGGCAATCCATTGTCCAGTGGGTGGACGACCACATCGGGGGCCATGTTCATGTGTCTTCGGCAGATGAACGAAACCCGTCCCTGGACCCGGCACTGGTGGAAAAAATAAAAAGTCTGCCTGAAGTGGCGGCAGTGTCCGCCTACAACATTCATCCCGTGTTTTCCCGGGCCGCAGGCAAGGTGCATCTGTTTTCCTATGAGTCGAATCAGTCCAAAAACCGGTGGTCCTGGACCGCGGCCCCGGAACCGGAACTGGACGCTCTGCTGGAAAAAGGATGGATTTTTGTATCGGAAATCTTTGCCCGGCAGCATCAGGTGGAGCCGGAACAAGGCGCGGCCGTGGTTCTGGAAACCCGCCAGGGGCCGGTATCTTTTCAGATCGCCGGCATTTTCCGGGATTTTTTCATGGGCGGGGGCCGGGTGGTGATGTCCCGGGAGACCATGGCCCGATTTTGGGGACATGATGACATCACGGCCATGCAGCTGTTTCTGGAAAACGAAATTTCCGTCAACCCCGTGATAAACACCATCAAACAGATGATTCCGCCGGGGTCGCTGATCCGGCTCCGGTCCGGGACAGATATCAAACAGAGCATCCTTGCGGTGTTTGACAACACCTTTGTCATCACGTCCGCCCTGCAGGTACTCACAGCCATCGTGGCGTTGACCGGTATTTTAAATGCCGTCATGGCCCTGCTGCTGGAACGGACCCGGGAGATCGGTATTCTAAGGGCCTGCGGCACCCTGCCCGGCCAGGTCCGGGGCTTGCTGATCCATGAATGCTTTTTCTACGGCCTGCTCTCCGGGATCATGGCCATCCCCTTGGGCATTGCGTTGTCCTGGATCCTGATTCATGTGATCAACCAGCGAACCTTTGGATGGACCTATGACATGATTCTTTCACCCGGGATTCTGGTGCAGGCCCTGGTGCTGTCATCGGCAGCAGCTTTGGCCGCCGGCATTTTCCCGGCCCTGGCTGCCGGCCGGATCCGGATTTCCGAAGCCCTTCACATGGAGTAG
- a CDS encoding ferritin-like domain-containing protein — protein sequence MEIEQYRDVIEKAIQSEIDARRFYEQVSDRIKDDYLKKVFAEFAAEEAKHEQILTDILNQKKVDPAYFDCDKDFHVSETIDMPKVSENMDLKNAIGLAMKNEEIAMKKYMGLAENCTDAGLKTIFLDLAAMERGHKHTMEEKFVDVAYPEVW from the coding sequence ATGGAGATTGAACAGTACCGCGACGTGATTGAAAAGGCGATACAAAGTGAGATCGATGCCAGACGGTTTTATGAACAGGTATCTGATCGCATCAAAGACGATTATCTCAAAAAAGTGTTTGCTGAATTTGCTGCAGAAGAAGCTAAACATGAGCAGATCCTGACCGATATTTTAAATCAGAAAAAAGTGGATCCCGCTTATTTTGACTGTGACAAAGATTTTCATGTGTCGGAAACCATTGACATGCCCAAAGTATCAGAAAATATGGATCTCAAGAATGCCATCGGTCTGGCCATGAAAAATGAGGAGATCGCCATGAAAAAATATATGGGCCTGGCGGAAAACTGCACGGATGCCGGGTTGAAAACAATTTTTCTGGATCTGGCGGCCATGGAAAGGGGACACAAACATACCATGGAGGAGAAATTTGTGGACGTGGCCTATCCGGAAGTGTGGTAG
- a CDS encoding ABC transporter ATP-binding protein, producing MDVQLLEIDKSFDDSGTRRTIFSRTSARFVSGSVCMIMGKSGVGKSSLLNLISGIDLPDQGKILVGNQCINTMTDTNRTLFRRRHIGFIYQFFNLIPVLTVLENVTLIAELDKTAKKTCLTRARALLEQVGLWDRAQDFPETLSGGEQQRVAIVRALVNDPDLVLADEPTGNLDQEAGRTIMEMISDLVRKQNKTLIMVTHSPDAAVWADQMFTVADRTLTPLKQTSSGQTHG from the coding sequence GTGGACGTCCAACTGCTGGAAATTGATAAATCCTTTGATGACAGCGGCACCCGCAGAACCATCTTTTCCCGGACATCGGCCCGGTTTGTCTCGGGCAGCGTCTGCATGATCATGGGAAAAAGCGGGGTGGGCAAAAGCTCGCTTTTGAATCTGATATCCGGTATCGACCTGCCGGACCAGGGAAAAATTCTGGTGGGCAACCAGTGCATCAACACCATGACCGACACAAACAGGACTTTGTTCAGACGACGGCACATCGGGTTCATTTACCAGTTTTTCAACCTGATTCCCGTGTTGACGGTCCTGGAGAATGTCACCCTGATCGCGGAGCTGGACAAAACAGCCAAAAAAACCTGCCTGACAAGGGCCCGGGCCCTGCTGGAACAGGTGGGACTCTGGGACCGGGCCCAAGATTTTCCTGAAACCCTGTCCGGCGGAGAGCAGCAGCGGGTCGCCATTGTCAGAGCCCTGGTGAATGATCCGGATCTGGTACTGGCGGACGAACCCACGGGCAACCTGGACCAGGAAGCCGGCCGGACCATCATGGAAATGATTTCAGATCTGGTGCGCAAACAGAACAAGACCCTGATCATGGTGACCCACAGCCCGGATGCGGCCGTCTGGGCCGACCAGATGTTTACCGTGGCCGACCGGACCCTGACTCCCTTGAAACAGACGTCTTCCGGACAGACCCATGGTTAG